A section of the Clostridium felsineum DSM 794 genome encodes:
- the leuC gene encoding 3-isopropylmalate dehydratase large subunit, translating to MKKPMTMTQKILANHAGLDYVEAGQLITAKLDLVLGNDVTTPVAIKAFKNMGVDKVFNKKKVAIVPDHFTPNKDIKSAEHCKMIRQFARSKEIENYFEIGEMGIEHALIPEKGLAVPGDVIIGADSHTCTYGALGVFSTGVGSTDMAVGMATGKAWFKVPEAIKFVLKGKPAKWVSGKDIILHIIGMIGVDGALYKSMEYTGEGLEYLSMDDRFTIANMAIEAGAKNGIFPVDDKTVEYMKGRSDRELKKFHADEDAVYSKVIEIDLSTLKPTVAFPHLPENTKTIDEVGEVTVDQVVIGSCTNGRMEDLRIAASILKGKKVKKGIRLIVFPGTQNIYLEAMEEGLVRTFIEAGGIVSTPTCGPCLGGHMGILAEGERAISTTNRNFVGRMGHPKSEVYLASPAVAAASAIAGKIVSPEEVL from the coding sequence ATGAAAAAACCGATGACCATGACACAAAAAATACTTGCAAATCATGCAGGACTTGATTATGTAGAGGCAGGACAGCTTATAACAGCTAAGCTTGACCTTGTTTTAGGAAATGATGTAACTACCCCAGTAGCAATCAAAGCATTTAAAAATATGGGGGTAGACAAAGTATTTAATAAGAAAAAGGTAGCTATAGTGCCAGATCATTTTACACCTAATAAAGATATAAAGTCAGCAGAACACTGCAAAATGATAAGACAATTTGCTAGAAGTAAGGAAATAGAAAATTATTTTGAAATAGGTGAAATGGGAATCGAGCATGCTCTTATTCCAGAAAAAGGACTTGCTGTTCCTGGAGATGTAATCATAGGTGCTGATTCTCATACTTGTACTTATGGAGCACTTGGAGTTTTTTCAACGGGTGTTGGAAGTACTGATATGGCAGTTGGTATGGCTACAGGCAAAGCATGGTTTAAGGTGCCAGAGGCTATAAAATTTGTGTTAAAAGGAAAACCAGCAAAATGGGTATCTGGTAAAGATATAATACTTCACATAATCGGAATGATTGGTGTTGATGGAGCTTTATATAAATCCATGGAGTACACAGGAGAGGGATTGGAATATCTTTCTATGGATGATAGATTTACCATTGCCAATATGGCAATAGAAGCAGGGGCTAAGAATGGAATTTTCCCTGTAGATGATAAGACCGTTGAGTACATGAAGGGTAGAAGTGATAGAGAATTAAAGAAATTCCATGCAGATGAGGATGCAGTTTACAGTAAGGTTATAGAAATAGATTTAAGTACACTAAAGCCTACAGTAGCATTTCCACATTTACCTGAAAACACTAAAACTATTGATGAAGTTGGGGAGGTTACGGTTGATCAAGTAGTAATTGGTTCATGTACTAATGGAAGAATGGAAGACTTAAGAATAGCTGCTTCAATTTTAAAAGGTAAAAAAGTTAAGAAGGGAATAAGACTTATTGTATTCCCAGGAACTCAAAATATATATCTTGAAGCTATGGAAGAAGGTCTTGTTAGAACGTTTATAGAAGCTGGAGGAATTGTAAGTACACCAACCTGTGGACCTTGCCTTGGAGGACATATGGGAATACTTGCAGAAGGAGAAAGAGCTATATCTACAACAAATAGAAATTTTGTAGGTAGAATGGGTCATCCTAAGAGTGAAGTTTATCTAGCTAGCCCAGCAGTAGCGGCAGCTTCAGCAATAGCAGGAAAAATAGTATCACCAGAGGAGGTTTTATAA
- the leuB gene encoding 3-isopropylmalate dehydrogenase, which translates to MKEYKVAVIPGDGIGVEIVGEALKVLEKVGAKYDTKFNLTEVKAGGCAIDEFSVPLPDATLEVCKNSDAVLLGAVGGPKWDTLPGEKRPEKALMGLRGGLGLYANLRPAKVYDVLKSASPLKEEIINKGVDLLVVRELTGGIYFGERGRDVQNGINSAYDTERYNVEEIKRIAHVAFKAALKRNKKVTSVDKANILESSRLWRETVTEVAKEYKDVELNYLYVDNAAMQLVRDPSQFDVIVTSNIFGDILTDEASMVTGSIGMLPSASLRNDSFGMYEPIHGSAPDIAGKDLANPLAQILSVAMMLEYSFNMTEAAKDIENAVEKVLNSGYRTGDIYTEGSKKVGTKEMAKLVLAEL; encoded by the coding sequence ATGAAAGAATATAAGGTTGCCGTTATTCCTGGTGATGGAATCGGTGTTGAAATAGTAGGGGAAGCTCTTAAGGTTCTTGAAAAGGTAGGAGCAAAGTATGATACTAAATTTAATCTTACAGAGGTGAAAGCAGGAGGATGTGCTATAGATGAATTTTCAGTACCACTTCCAGATGCAACTTTAGAAGTTTGTAAAAATTCAGATGCAGTACTTTTAGGAGCAGTAGGAGGACCTAAGTGGGATACACTTCCAGGAGAAAAAAGACCTGAAAAAGCGCTTATGGGATTAAGAGGAGGCCTTGGACTTTATGCAAACCTAAGACCAGCAAAGGTTTATGATGTATTGAAATCAGCATCTCCTTTAAAAGAAGAAATCATAAACAAAGGAGTAGATTTACTAGTTGTAAGAGAACTTACAGGAGGAATTTACTTTGGAGAAAGAGGAAGAGATGTTCAAAATGGAATAAATTCAGCTTATGATACTGAAAGATATAATGTTGAAGAAATAAAAAGGATTGCACATGTTGCATTTAAGGCAGCTCTTAAGAGAAACAAGAAAGTTACTTCTGTAGATAAGGCAAATATATTAGAGTCTTCAAGGCTTTGGAGAGAAACTGTAACAGAAGTTGCAAAGGAATATAAAGATGTTGAATTAAACTACCTTTATGTTGATAATGCAGCAATGCAGCTAGTACGTGACCCATCTCAATTTGATGTAATAGTAACAAGCAACATATTCGGTGATATCCTTACAGATGAGGCATCAATGGTAACAGGTTCAATAGGAATGCTTCCATCAGCAAGTCTTAGAAATGACAGCTTTGGAATGTACGAGCCAATACATGGTTCTGCACCAGATATTGCAGGAAAAGATTTGGCTAATCCGCTAGCACAAATATTGTCAGTTGCAATGATGCTTGAATATTCTTTTAATATGACTGAAGCTGCAAAAGATATAGAAAATGCAGTAGAAAAAGTCTTGAATAGTGGCTATAGGACAGGAGATATTTACACAGAGGGAAGCAAAAAAGTTGGAACGAAAGAAATGGCTAAGCTTGTTTTAGCTGAACTTTAA
- a CDS encoding proline--tRNA ligase translates to MKMSNMLMLTLRESPAEAEIESHKLMLRSGMIRKMASGVYNYMPLGLKALKKVENIIREEMNNAGAQEFLASALLPSELWKESGRWEVFGPEMFKLKDRNEREFCLGPTHEEVFTDFARSEIKSYKQLPVNLYQIQTKYRDERRPRFGMIRSREFVMKDAYSFDRNNEGLDVSYNKMYEAYTKIFKRCNVSCSAVAADSGAMGGSGSAEFMVKSEIGEDEIAFCTECDYAANVEKAPASPEKADKEELKELQKIETPHAKTIDDLVKFFKVDSKKFVKTIIYKADDKVVAVMVRGDREVNETKVKNAVGAPVEFDLASEKIVKNATGAEVGFAGPIGLKVDYLFVDDEVKYMYNFIVGSNETGYHYTNVNYDRDFKGTTGDFRNAVEGEKCPKCGKTLTIARGIEVGHIFKLGTKYSEAMKAYFVDEDGESKPLIMGCYGIGVNRTMSAVVEQHHDDNGIIWPLSVAPYEVIVVPAVFKSEEQMAEAEKIYNELKKIGVDALLDNRNERAGVKFKDADLIGIPMRITVGKKISEGKVEFKCRNSEEVEVLDLDKVISRVKDEFKKNSLELK, encoded by the coding sequence ATGAAAATGTCAAACATGTTAATGCTAACGTTAAGAGAAAGTCCAGCAGAGGCAGAAATAGAAAGCCATAAACTTATGCTTAGATCCGGAATGATAAGAAAAATGGCATCCGGAGTATATAATTATATGCCATTAGGATTAAAAGCATTAAAAAAAGTTGAGAATATAATAAGAGAAGAAATGAATAATGCTGGAGCACAAGAATTTTTAGCATCAGCTCTTTTACCATCAGAGCTTTGGAAGGAATCAGGAAGATGGGAAGTATTTGGACCAGAAATGTTTAAACTTAAGGATAGAAATGAAAGAGAATTTTGTCTAGGACCTACACATGAAGAGGTGTTTACAGATTTTGCAAGAAGTGAAATAAAATCTTATAAACAGCTTCCTGTTAATTTATATCAAATTCAAACAAAGTATAGAGATGAGAGAAGACCAAGATTTGGTATGATACGTTCAAGAGAATTTGTTATGAAGGATGCTTATAGCTTTGATAGAAACAACGAAGGATTAGATGTATCTTATAATAAAATGTATGAAGCTTATACAAAAATATTTAAAAGATGTAATGTAAGTTGCAGTGCAGTAGCAGCAGACTCAGGAGCTATGGGTGGTTCGGGTTCGGCAGAATTTATGGTTAAATCAGAAATAGGAGAAGATGAAATAGCATTTTGTACAGAATGTGACTACGCAGCAAATGTAGAAAAGGCACCAGCTTCACCTGAAAAAGCTGATAAAGAGGAATTAAAGGAACTTCAAAAAATCGAAACACCTCATGCTAAAACAATAGATGATTTAGTTAAATTTTTTAAAGTAGATTCTAAGAAATTTGTAAAAACTATAATATACAAGGCAGACGATAAAGTAGTAGCTGTAATGGTAAGAGGTGACAGAGAAGTAAATGAAACTAAAGTTAAAAATGCAGTAGGAGCACCAGTGGAGTTTGATCTTGCATCTGAAAAAATAGTTAAAAATGCAACAGGAGCTGAAGTTGGTTTCGCAGGACCTATAGGATTAAAAGTAGATTATTTGTTTGTTGATGATGAAGTAAAATATATGTACAATTTTATTGTTGGATCTAACGAAACAGGATATCATTATACAAATGTAAATTATGATAGAGATTTCAAAGGTACAACTGGTGATTTTAGAAATGCTGTTGAAGGAGAAAAATGCCCTAAGTGTGGAAAAACTCTCACAATAGCAAGGGGAATAGAGGTTGGTCATATATTTAAACTTGGAACAAAATATTCAGAAGCCATGAAGGCTTATTTTGTAGATGAAGATGGAGAAAGCAAACCACTTATTATGGGATGTTACGGTATAGGAGTTAATAGAACTATGTCTGCTGTAGTTGAACAGCATCATGATGATAATGGAATAATATGGCCTTTATCTGTTGCACCATATGAAGTTATTGTTGTTCCAGCAGTATTTAAAAGTGAAGAGCAGATGGCGGAAGCTGAAAAAATATATAATGAGCTTAAGAAAATAGGAGTAGATGCTCTTTTAGATAATAGAAATGAAAGAGCCGGAGTTAAATTTAAGGATGCGGATTTAATAGGTATTCCAATGAGAATAACAGTTGGAAAGAAAATATCTGAAGGAAAAGTTGAATTCAAATGTAGAAACAGTGAAGAAGTTGAAGTTTTAGATTTAGATAAAGTTATATCAAGGGTCAAAGATGAGTTTAAAAAAAATAGCTTAGAGTTGAAATAA
- the leuD gene encoding 3-isopropylmalate dehydratase small subunit — protein MKVNGDVLKYGDNIDTDVIIPARYLNTSVPEELAKHCMEDLDVDFLKKLKKGDILVGGKNFGCGSSREHAPICIKAAGVSCVIAKSFARIFYRNSINIGFPILECEEAVNDAKTGDKLEVDFIEGKIVNLTLNKEYKAQPFPEFMLKIMKNEGLTNCVKDGLF, from the coding sequence ATGAAAGTTAATGGCGATGTTTTAAAATATGGAGATAATATTGACACGGATGTTATAATCCCAGCAAGATATTTAAATACTTCAGTACCAGAAGAACTTGCGAAACACTGTATGGAAGATTTAGATGTAGATTTTCTAAAAAAATTGAAAAAAGGTGACATTTTAGTTGGAGGAAAAAACTTTGGTTGTGGATCTTCAAGGGAACATGCTCCAATATGCATTAAGGCAGCAGGGGTTTCCTGTGTTATTGCCAAAAGTTTTGCTAGAATATTTTACAGAAATTCAATAAACATAGGTTTTCCAATACTTGAATGTGAAGAAGCTGTTAATGATGCTAAAACAGGAGATAAATTAGAGGTGGATTTCATAGAAGGAAAAATTGTGAACTTAACTTTAAATAAAGAATACAAAGCGCAGCCATTCCCAGAATTCATGCTTAAAATAATGAAAAACGAAGGATTGACTAACTGTGTTAAAGATGGATTATTTTAA
- the ilvN gene encoding acetolactate synthase small subunit: MRLYVLAVLVDNIPGVLNRVCGLFNRRGYNLESVTAGVTENEKISRLTLIASVNNESEIEQIVKQIKKIEVVHKVVLLNKDESVCREIMLIKVNAEGVQRQEILNTVTIFRASVVDVTTKTFTIEITGNKSKIEAFQKMLEPYGIIEVVSSGSIAIQRGQNSITS; the protein is encoded by the coding sequence GTGCGTTTATATGTTTTAGCTGTGTTAGTAGACAATATTCCCGGAGTACTTAATAGAGTTTGTGGGCTTTTTAATAGAAGAGGATATAATCTTGAAAGCGTAACAGCAGGGGTTACGGAAAATGAAAAGATATCTAGGTTAACATTAATTGCAAGCGTAAATAATGAAAGTGAAATTGAACAAATTGTAAAGCAAATAAAAAAGATTGAAGTTGTTCACAAAGTAGTTCTTTTAAATAAAGATGAATCTGTGTGTAGGGAAATAATGCTTATAAAAGTAAATGCTGAAGGAGTACAAAGGCAGGAAATATTAAATACGGTAACTATTTTTAGAGCATCAGTTGTAGATGTTACGACAAAAACCTTTACTATAGAAATAACTGGAAATAAGAGCAAAATAGAGGCATTTCAAAAAATGCTTGAACCCTATGGTATTATAGAGGTTGTAAGCAGTGGAAGTATTGCTATTCAAAGAGGACAAAATTCCATAACTAGTTAG
- the cimA gene encoding citramalate synthase, giving the protein MGKEEKVYMFDSILRDGSQAQGVSFSVTDKIKIVKKLDEMGIDYIEAGNPSSNPKDREFFEEIKSLKFLNSKLCAFGSTRRSGIKAEEDEGLEKLINSGADVLAIFGKAWDFQVTDIIKTSLSENLNMIGDSIEYLVSLNKEVVFDAEHFFDGFKNNKEYSIEVLNVAKRAGAKWIVLCDTNGGTMPNEVIDIIQYLVKDLKFDNIGVHFHDDAGMAVANSIMAVHYGVRHVQGTFTGVGERCGNANLSSIIANLSLKMDYTTIKKDMLEYLTVAFRYISEACNMTPNERTPYVGNCAFSHKGGMHIDAVRKNPKSFEHINPAAVGNSRRILVSEVSGRSTILPALRKINPKIDKDSPETKAVVKRVKDLEYIGYQFEGAEGSFELLMRKELNVFKPSFKLIEYKVIAERPYISDLSATAIVKIMVNGKLEITAADGKGPVNALDKALRKALGVFYKELADVYLTDYKVRVISGTKATSAKIRVLIESTDGISTWTTVGVSYDIIEASWLALVDSVEYKLIQSNKEE; this is encoded by the coding sequence ATGGGCAAGGAAGAGAAAGTATATATGTTTGATAGCATTCTAAGAGACGGTTCTCAAGCACAAGGAGTTTCATTTAGTGTAACTGATAAGATTAAAATAGTAAAAAAATTAGATGAAATGGGAATTGATTATATAGAAGCTGGAAATCCTAGCTCAAACCCTAAAGATAGAGAATTTTTTGAAGAAATAAAAAGTTTGAAATTTTTGAATTCAAAATTATGTGCTTTTGGCAGTACTAGAAGATCAGGAATAAAAGCCGAAGAAGATGAGGGACTAGAAAAGCTCATAAACAGTGGTGCAGATGTACTTGCAATATTTGGCAAAGCATGGGATTTTCAAGTCACTGATATAATAAAAACTTCTCTTTCTGAAAATCTAAATATGATTGGTGACAGTATAGAATATTTAGTTTCACTAAATAAAGAGGTGGTGTTTGATGCAGAACACTTCTTTGATGGATTTAAAAATAATAAAGAGTATTCTATAGAGGTTTTAAATGTTGCCAAAAGGGCAGGAGCAAAGTGGATTGTACTTTGTGATACTAATGGAGGTACTATGCCAAATGAAGTAATTGATATAATTCAATACTTGGTTAAAGATTTGAAGTTTGATAATATTGGTGTTCACTTTCATGATGATGCAGGTATGGCAGTAGCAAATTCAATTATGGCAGTACACTATGGTGTAAGACATGTTCAAGGTACTTTTACAGGAGTAGGAGAAAGGTGTGGTAATGCAAATTTGTCGAGTATAATAGCAAATCTAAGTTTGAAAATGGATTACACTACTATAAAAAAAGATATGCTTGAATATTTGACTGTAGCTTTTAGATACATATCTGAAGCTTGTAATATGACACCAAATGAGAGAACTCCCTATGTTGGTAATTGTGCTTTTTCTCACAAAGGTGGAATGCATATAGATGCTGTTAGAAAAAATCCAAAATCTTTTGAACATATAAATCCGGCAGCCGTTGGAAACTCAAGAAGGATACTTGTATCAGAGGTTTCTGGAAGAAGCACAATACTTCCGGCATTAAGAAAGATAAATCCTAAAATAGATAAGGATTCTCCAGAGACAAAAGCAGTGGTTAAAAGAGTAAAAGATTTAGAGTATATAGGATATCAATTTGAAGGAGCAGAAGGCAGTTTTGAGCTTCTTATGAGAAAAGAACTTAATGTATTTAAGCCTTCCTTTAAGCTTATAGAGTATAAAGTTATTGCTGAAAGGCCATATATAAGTGATTTAAGTGCTACAGCAATAGTTAAAATAATGGTTAATGGAAAACTTGAAATAACAGCAGCAGATGGTAAGGGTCCTGTAAATGCACTTGATAAAGCTTTAAGAAAAGCGCTTGGTGTATTTTACAAGGAATTAGCTGATGTGTACCTTACAGATTATAAGGTAAGAGTAATTAGTGGAACTAAGGCAACTAGTGCCAAAATCAGGGTGTTAATTGAGTCTACAGATGGTATTTCCACATGGACAACTGTTGGTGTTTCTTATGACATAATAGAAGCCAGCTGGCTAGCACTTGTAGATTCAGTAGAATATAAATTAATACAAAGTAACAAGGAGGAATAA
- the cysS gene encoding cysteine--tRNA ligase yields the protein MKIFNTMTRKKEEFVPVKPGEVKMYVCGPTVYNFFHIGNARTFIVFDTVRKYFEYRGYKVDFIQNFTDIDDKMIGKANKEGVTVKELGDQYIKEYYEDADELNIERATCNPRATEYVGKIIDFIKGLQDEGYAYELDGDVYFNITAFEEYGKLSGQNLEDRMAGATIAVDDRKKNPMDFALWKSEKPGEPSWESPWGKGRPGWHIECSCMAHDLLGDTIDIHAGAIDLIFPHHENEIAQSEAKTGKTFSKYWMHAAYLNINNEKMSKSLNNFLTARDMLKKYDAEVIRLFLLSAHYRTPLNFTEESIEAAKTSLERLYNTVNNLESLLNGELQENEDDEYLDKLNSYREKFIEKMDDDFNTADGISVIFDLVKDININVSGKSSKVVVENAIALMRELGKPLGILQKVQKHSLEDEIQGLIEQRQNARKNKDWALADKIRDELKARGIVLEDTSEGIRWKFIDK from the coding sequence ATGAAGATATTCAATACAATGACACGAAAAAAAGAAGAATTCGTTCCGGTTAAGCCCGGTGAGGTGAAAATGTATGTATGTGGGCCCACAGTTTACAACTTCTTTCATATAGGAAATGCTAGAACTTTTATTGTATTTGATACTGTAAGAAAATATTTTGAGTATAGAGGCTATAAGGTAGATTTTATTCAAAATTTTACTGATATAGATGATAAAATGATAGGCAAAGCTAATAAAGAAGGGGTTACTGTAAAAGAACTTGGAGACCAATATATAAAAGAATATTACGAGGATGCAGACGAATTAAATATAGAAAGAGCAACTTGTAATCCAAGGGCAACAGAATATGTTGGAAAAATAATAGATTTTATAAAAGGACTTCAAGATGAAGGATATGCATATGAACTTGATGGAGATGTGTACTTTAACATAACTGCATTTGAGGAATATGGAAAGCTTTCAGGACAAAATTTAGAGGATAGAATGGCAGGAGCAACTATAGCAGTAGATGATAGAAAAAAGAATCCAATGGATTTTGCTTTGTGGAAAAGTGAAAAACCAGGAGAACCATCATGGGAAAGTCCATGGGGTAAAGGAAGGCCTGGTTGGCATATAGAATGTTCATGCATGGCTCACGATTTATTAGGTGATACAATTGATATACATGCGGGAGCTATAGATTTAATTTTTCCACATCATGAAAATGAAATAGCTCAAAGTGAAGCTAAAACGGGAAAAACATTTTCAAAGTATTGGATGCATGCAGCATATTTAAATATAAATAATGAAAAGATGTCTAAGTCATTAAATAATTTTTTAACAGCAAGAGATATGCTTAAAAAATATGATGCAGAGGTTATAAGACTATTTTTATTATCAGCACATTATAGAACTCCACTTAATTTTACTGAAGAGTCAATAGAAGCGGCTAAAACATCTCTTGAAAGACTTTATAATACAGTAAATAATTTAGAAAGTCTTTTAAATGGGGAGCTTCAGGAAAATGAAGATGATGAATATTTAGATAAATTAAATAGTTACAGAGAAAAGTTTATAGAAAAAATGGATGATGATTTTAATACTGCAGATGGTATCTCTGTAATATTTGATTTAGTTAAAGATATAAATATAAATGTGAGTGGAAAGTCAAGTAAAGTTGTTGTGGAAAATGCTATAGCACTTATGAGAGAGCTTGGGAAACCTCTTGGTATACTTCAAAAGGTTCAAAAACATAGCTTAGAGGATGAAATACAAGGACTAATAGAGCAAAGACAAAATGCAAGAAAAAATAAAGATTGGGCACTTGCAGATAAAATAAGAGACGAACTTAAAGCTAGAGGAATAGTTTTAGAGGATACTTCTGAGGGAATTAGATGGAAGTTCATTGATAAATAA
- the ilvD gene encoding dihydroxy-acid dehydratase, with product MNSDKAMKGVERAPHRSLFKALGFIDEEMDRPLIGIANSYSELIPGHMNLDKIVKAVKDGIRMAGGVPVEFGTIGVCDGISMNHKGMSYSLPSRQIIADSVEIVAKAHALDGLVLVPNCDKVVPGMLMAAGRVNIPSIVISGGPMLAGRTNGRTTDLNSVFEGVGAVSAGKMSLEELAELENTACPTCGSCSGMFTANSMNCLSEVLGLALPYNGTIPAVFSERLRLAKKAGMKIVELVKKDIKPSDILTEDAFMNAVAMDMALGGSTNSLLHLPAIAYECDVEINFDKINEISEKVPHVCKLSPAGYHHIEDLHMAGGIPAVVNGIMKKGLLNKDCLTVTGKTLYENVKDAKIKNIDVIRVDNPYSETGGLSVLRGNLAPDGAIVKKAAVAPEMMQHKGPARVFNSEEEVSAAILGGKINKGDVVVIRYEGPKGGPGMKEMLSPTASLAGMGLDKSVALITDGRFSGATRGASIGHVSPEAAEGGPIGLVHEGDMIEIDIEKKIINLLVPEEELKNRKPEKVEKPVKGYLNTYRQGVSSACTGAVFHSTKE from the coding sequence ATGAATTCTGATAAGGCAATGAAAGGAGTAGAAAGGGCTCCACATAGATCTCTTTTTAAGGCTCTAGGTTTTATAGATGAGGAAATGGATAGACCTCTTATAGGAATAGCTAATTCTTACAGCGAACTTATACCAGGTCATATGAATCTTGATAAAATAGTTAAAGCAGTAAAGGACGGAATAAGAATGGCAGGAGGTGTTCCTGTTGAGTTCGGAACCATTGGAGTTTGTGATGGTATTTCTATGAATCATAAGGGAATGAGCTATTCACTTCCTTCAAGACAGATTATAGCTGATAGTGTTGAAATTGTTGCTAAGGCTCATGCACTAGACGGACTTGTGCTTGTACCAAATTGCGATAAAGTAGTTCCAGGAATGCTTATGGCAGCAGGAAGAGTTAATATACCTTCAATAGTAATAAGTGGCGGACCAATGCTTGCAGGTAGAACAAATGGAAGAACAACAGATTTAAATTCTGTATTTGAAGGGGTTGGAGCTGTTTCAGCAGGAAAAATGTCTTTAGAAGAATTAGCAGAGTTAGAAAATACTGCATGTCCAACTTGCGGTTCTTGTTCTGGAATGTTTACAGCAAATTCCATGAATTGTCTTTCTGAAGTTTTAGGCTTGGCGCTTCCTTACAATGGAACTATACCAGCTGTATTTTCAGAAAGATTGAGGCTTGCTAAAAAAGCAGGTATGAAAATAGTTGAACTAGTTAAGAAAGATATAAAACCAAGTGATATTTTAACAGAGGATGCATTTATGAATGCAGTTGCAATGGATATGGCATTGGGTGGATCTACTAATTCACTTCTACATCTTCCTGCAATAGCTTATGAGTGTGATGTTGAAATTAATTTTGATAAAATAAATGAAATAAGCGAAAAAGTTCCTCATGTTTGTAAATTAAGTCCAGCAGGCTATCATCATATAGAAGATTTACATATGGCAGGAGGAATACCAGCTGTTGTTAATGGAATTATGAAAAAGGGACTTTTAAATAAGGATTGTCTTACAGTTACAGGTAAAACTCTATATGAAAATGTTAAGGATGCTAAAATTAAAAATATTGATGTTATAAGAGTTGATAATCCTTATAGCGAAACTGGAGGACTTTCAGTTTTACGAGGTAACTTGGCTCCTGACGGTGCTATAGTTAAAAAGGCAGCAGTGGCTCCTGAAATGATGCAGCATAAAGGACCAGCTAGGGTATTTAATAGTGAAGAAGAGGTATCCGCAGCAATACTTGGTGGAAAAATAAATAAAGGTGATGTTGTGGTAATTAGATATGAGGGACCTAAGGGTGGACCTGGAATGAAGGAAATGCTTTCTCCAACAGCATCTCTTGCAGGTATGGGACTTGATAAGAGTGTAGCACTTATAACTGATGGAAGATTTTCAGGGGCAACAAGAGGAGCATCCATCGGACATGTATCACCAGAGGCAGCTGAAGGTGGTCCAATAGGGTTAGTTCATGAAGGGGATATGATTGAAATAGATATAGAAAAGAAAATTATAAATCTACTTGTTCCAGAGGAAGAACTAAAGAACAGAAAACCTGAAAAAGTAGAAAAACCAGTAAAGGGATATTTAAATACCTATAGGCAAGGAGTATCATCTGCCTGTACAGGAGCGGTTTTTCATAGTACAAAGGAGTGA